The Vreelandella piezotolerans genomic interval CTGGATCAAGTGCGCCAACAAGTCGCGCTTTTTATCGCGATCCACTCGGTAGATCGCTTGCTCGACTTTTTCTGCCGTGGTGTTGCGTGGCGCCACCTCGATGAGAGCGGGATTATCGAGTAGCTGCTGCGCCAACGTTTGGATCTCGTTGGAGAATGTGGCAGAAAACAGGAGGTTTTGGCGTTGCTTGGGGACCAGGCGCAGTAGGCGCTTGATATCGTGAATGAAGCCCATGTCCAGCATGCGGTCCGCCTCATCCAGTACCAGGATTTCAATGGCGGACAGGTCGACGTGCCCTTGCTGGTGCAGGTCGAGCAGGCGGCCAGGGGTAGCGACCAGCACGTCGAGACCATGCCTTAAAGCATCGACTTGGGGCTGTTGACCGACGCCGCCAAAAATGATGTGGGAGCGCAGCGAAAGGTGTTGTCCATAGGCCGCTACGCTTTCGCCCACCTGTGCCGCCAGCTCGCGGGTCGGCGTGAGGACGAGCGCGCGCACTTGGCGCTTCCCGGGACGCTTGCCGTTTGCCAAGCGCTGTAGCATCGGCAGTGTGAAGCCTGCCGTTTTACCCGTGCCGGTTTGTGCGCTGGCAAGGAGATCGCGTCCTTCGAGAACGACGGGAATGGCCTTTTGTTGAATCGGCGTCGGCTGTGTATAGCCCTGCGCGTTCACCGCGCGTAATAAATCGTCGTGCAGACCAAGATCAGAAAAGCTCATGCGTTCTCCGCAGTCGCATAGCAGGCGGCACCACCTAATGGGCGGCGCTGCTAAGCGTCATGTTCAAAAAAGCGAGGATGGTACACCGTCGCGGCAGCGAAGTTTGACAGATAGCACGCTGTGCCGCGACGGGCGTTAAAACGTCTTGTGACACCTCTGGGTTTCACAAGAGGGAGACAGGGTGGCGCTGACAGTGACGTCGTCGTGGTCGTGAGTGTAACACGAAAGTCTCACGTCGACGCGCTACCCGTAGCGAACACGCCTGGGGTTATAAGTAGCCGCCTTGACGCAACTGGTCGGCGATTTGCTCGGCCACTACCTGCCAGCTCTCGCCCAACGAGCGCACCAGGGCTGGGTAGCCGTCCTGATCGAGGACCGTTTCAGCAGTGAAGCTTTTTAGGGCGAGCATCTCGCCATCGCTATCGCGCAGTTGCCATTGGCCGCTGGTCACTGCAACGCCATCATAGCGGCCCTGGAACTGATCCACTTCCAATGAGAGCGTCAGCGCACTGGGACGACTGCCTTCCGCCCGCACTACCTGCACGCTAGGAAGCTGGTCGGTTAATTCGGCGCGTAACGCGCGTTCTAATTGCCGGCCAATGCTCTCCGCCCACTGATGCTCGCGCGCTTCATTCAAAGTGATGTCATCGAGCTGCATTACGATGCCGTCCACATCCAAATAGTGGGCTAGGCGGAGGGGGCTGACTTGAAGCGTTGTTTCGGCACGGCTCGGTGCGTTGACCGCCGGGCTTGTAGGTAACATATAGCGCGTGGGTGGAGATACGCTGCTGGCACAGGCGGACAAGAGTAGGCTCGTAAAAGCCGCCAGCCAAAATAGAGATAAGCGACGTAACATAACGGTCATCCTTAATTAGCGAGGAGCGCGAGGAATCGGGTCCTGGGTGTCCAAGTTATCGAACAGCAGCGCCCTTGGGTTCTCGTTCAGCGTCCGGGTGAGCGGCTGTAGATCGCGCATTAGTCTATCTAGGCGCTCGATGGCGCCGGTCAGTTCTTGGTACGCTGGCGAGGAGGGCGAAACGCCTTCCAGTGTGCGGCGCAGTTCTTCCAACGTGCCGTTCAAGTTGCCGCCAATCGCCTGAGTATCCGGGTCGTTCAATAACTGATGGATCGATGTACTGACCTCGCGAACCTCGTTTAGCACGCTTTCCGAGGCTTGAAGATTACGCTCTAGCCCCGCAAGAAGAGGTTCGACTTCCAGCGCGTTGAGCTTTTCGAGCAGGCTGGTGACCTGTGCCTGAATCTGTGCAAAACCGCCAGCCACAGTGGGGAACACGGTTCGCTCGGCAAATCGCTCGGCGACGTACTCATCGGCAAGGTCGCGCTGGAAGTTAAGGTCGACAAACAGCGCCCCTGTGAGCAGGCTGCCATTCTTAAGCGAGGCGCGCAGGCCTAGCCCAAACATCCGCTTGAAGCGCGCATCCCACTCCTCTAGGTCGATGTCGGTGTTTTCGATACCCAAGCGTTGGGGTTCGATGCGAATGAGTACCGGAATGGCGAATCGCGCCCGGGAATCAGGCTGTGGCGCCGTGAAATTCCAAGGGACCGCGGCGACGGTGCCGATTCTCACTCCACGAAACTCCACCGGTGCTCCCCGAGACAAGCCTCTTACCGTGTCGTCAACCAGCAAAACATACTCCAAGTATCGGTTGAACGTGCCTTCCCGGGCAGTATCTTCGTCCGCGTAGAGATTAAAGCGTGTGTTGGCCTCCACAGGTTTGCCCATGGGAAGGTCTTCCGGTACGCCAAAGGTCACACCGCCGCCCAATAGCGCTTCGAGGGATTCGACATTGACTCTCACACCATCGGCATCCAGGCGGAAGTCGATCCCGCTGGCCGTCCAGAAGCGCGTGCTGTCGGTGACGAGCTGGGCGTAGGGCTCTTCGATGAAAACTTGATGGTGCATGGTGCGCGTTTCAGGTTCAAAGCGCGTGTCTTCTACGCGGCCTACCGTGTAGCCCTGATAAGAGACCGGGTCGCCGATGCGCAGCGAGTTGCCTAGTTGGCTCACCAAGTTGATTTGCAACCCAGCTTGGCCGGCGGGAGCCACGGGAGGTACATCGCTAACCTCGAATTCTCGCTGTGGCTCTTCTGACTGACCCGGTTCTAGCTGGATGTAGGCACCTGAAAGAACGGTACCCAGCCCACTGATGCCCTCGCGGCCAATACGCGGTTTGACGACCCAAAAGCGGCTATCTTCTCTTAGCATAGCTTCCGCCCCGGGTTGAATGCGCGCCACCATGACGGCATGGGAGAGGTCATCGGACAAGCGTACGCTCTGGACCCGACCAATCTCGACGTTGCGACTGCGAATGAGCGTACTGCCCGCCTCGATTCCTTCCGCGCTTTCCATCGTCAACGTGACCAGGGTGCCGCGACTGGAGTAGTTGTCGTAAACCAGCCATAGCCCGATGATCACGGCAACCAGCGGCACGATCCAAATCGGGGACAAGCGTGTTTGGGGCGACGCCTTGGCTTTGTGCAACTCGCCTTGATCTGGGTTGGGTGTGTTCTGAGGCATGGAATCGTTAGCCATCAACAGGTTCCTTGGTGGCCGTTTTACGGCGAAGAGAGCGAGAAGGTTGAGTATCCCATATCAAGCGGGGGTCGAAGGTCATAGCCGCGAGCATGGTGAGCACGACCACCGCGCCAAACGCCAGGGCGGCTGGTCCAGGCGTAATCGACATTAACGACCCCGCGCGGATGAGAGCAACCAAAATGGCCACCACGAATACGTCGACCATGGACCAGCGTCCAATGAACTCGGTCAAACGATAGAGCCGGGTGCGGCTCTGGGCATTGAGTTCATTGCTGCGTTTGAGCATCAAGCAAAGCCAGGCCAGAGCGACCAGTTTGCCGACCGGCACGATGACACTGGCTACGAATATGACGGCGGCTACTGGCCATGATCCCATTTGGATGAGCTGAACGACTCCTCCAATGATGGTGGAGGGCGTAGCGTTGCCCAAGCTCGTGGTGGTCATGATGGGATAGAGGTTGGCCGGAAGGTACATGACGGTGGCGGCAAACAGCAGCGCCCATGTACGCTGCAGGCTGTGTGGCAGCCGAGTATGCAGTTTCTCATGGCAGCGCAAACATCGCTGTCGGTCATGTTCGATGCGATTGACCAATCCGCAGGTGGGGCACCCAGTGACACCTTGGTTGGCAGCGGTCGTACCGGTCAATGTGCCCTCAGGGGCAAGGGGCTCGCCTTCAAGCGAGAACCACATCCAGTCGCCGTCGATGGATTGCACCGTCATCAATAGCAAAATACCGAAGAGGCAAAACGCCCAAAAGGAGATGCCTAGTTCGATTTGCGCCATACCCGCTATTTTGATCAAGCTGACCAGGGCGCCAATGATGAAGACATCCGCCATCATCCATGGGGTCAAATGGGCCAGCGAGCGGGCGATATCACGGCTGAACGGCATGGGTCGCGCGCGCAAGAGTCCAAACTGTAGCCATACCACACCCACTAAATAAACGGCGGGTAGCACGAGTATGGTCATCATGACGGCGATGGCAACGATGGGCTGATGAAACGCGATCAGCGTCGTCGCCGTTTGTGATAGTTCGATGCGATTGCCGACGCCGCTAACGCTAAAGCTCACGAAGGGAAACGAGATCGCTACCAACAGTGCTATTAGTGAGGCCAGTGCGAGCGCCATGCTGCGCTGAGCCGGATAGCGATGGCGCTTTACCAGTACGTGTGAACAGCGCGGGCAGGTTGCTTTTTCACCTGATTTGAGCGGCGGAAGGGCCGAAACCCAGTCACACTCATGGCAGGCGCGCAGGCGCCGCCGCTGAGTGCGGGTCTCAGGTGGAAAACAGTCGACCTCGGGA includes:
- a CDS encoding DEAD/DEAH box helicase; translation: MSFSDLGLHDDLLRAVNAQGYTQPTPIQQKAIPVVLEGRDLLASAQTGTGKTAGFTLPMLQRLANGKRPGKRQVRALVLTPTRELAAQVGESVAAYGQHLSLRSHIIFGGVGQQPQVDALRHGLDVLVATPGRLLDLHQQGHVDLSAIEILVLDEADRMLDMGFIHDIKRLLRLVPKQRQNLLFSATFSNEIQTLAQQLLDNPALIEVAPRNTTAEKVEQAIYRVDRDKKRDLLAHLIQRHNWFQVLVFTRTKHGANRLAEQLSKQDIPAMAIHGNKSQGARTRALGAFKSGDLQVLVATDIAARGLDINELPHVVNFDLPNVAEDYVHRIGRTGRAGSNGEAVSLVCIDEHGLLKNIERLINQTLPKHIEPGFEPDPNAKPEPIENGRRSQRPPRRRKQDGPSTNTGGERRRRSRR
- a CDS encoding PqiC family protein, which encodes MLRRLSLFWLAAFTSLLLSACASSVSPPTRYMLPTSPAVNAPSRAETTLQVSPLRLAHYLDVDGIVMQLDDITLNEAREHQWAESIGRQLERALRAELTDQLPSVQVVRAEGSRPSALTLSLEVDQFQGRYDGVAVTSGQWQLRDSDGEMLALKSFTAETVLDQDGYPALVRSLGESWQVVAEQIADQLRQGGYL
- the pqiB gene encoding intermembrane transport protein PqiB yields the protein MANDSMPQNTPNPDQGELHKAKASPQTRLSPIWIVPLVAVIIGLWLVYDNYSSRGTLVTLTMESAEGIEAGSTLIRSRNVEIGRVQSVRLSDDLSHAVMVARIQPGAEAMLREDSRFWVVKPRIGREGISGLGTVLSGAYIQLEPGQSEEPQREFEVSDVPPVAPAGQAGLQINLVSQLGNSLRIGDPVSYQGYTVGRVEDTRFEPETRTMHHQVFIEEPYAQLVTDSTRFWTASGIDFRLDADGVRVNVESLEALLGGGVTFGVPEDLPMGKPVEANTRFNLYADEDTAREGTFNRYLEYVLLVDDTVRGLSRGAPVEFRGVRIGTVAAVPWNFTAPQPDSRARFAIPVLIRIEPQRLGIENTDIDLEEWDARFKRMFGLGLRASLKNGSLLTGALFVDLNFQRDLADEYVAERFAERTVFPTVAGGFAQIQAQVTSLLEKLNALEVEPLLAGLERNLQASESVLNEVREVSTSIHQLLNDPDTQAIGGNLNGTLEELRRTLEGVSPSSPAYQELTGAIERLDRLMRDLQPLTRTLNENPRALLFDNLDTQDPIPRAPR
- a CDS encoding paraquat-inducible protein A codes for the protein MPHYSFIKRPSLPVNSPEVDCFPPETRTQRRRLRACHECDWVSALPPLKSGEKATCPRCSHVLVKRHRYPAQRSMALALASLIALLVAISFPFVSFSVSGVGNRIELSQTATTLIAFHQPIVAIAVMMTILVLPAVYLVGVVWLQFGLLRARPMPFSRDIARSLAHLTPWMMADVFIIGALVSLIKIAGMAQIELGISFWAFCLFGILLLMTVQSIDGDWMWFSLEGEPLAPEGTLTGTTAANQGVTGCPTCGLVNRIEHDRQRCLRCHEKLHTRLPHSLQRTWALLFAATVMYLPANLYPIMTTTSLGNATPSTIIGGVVQLIQMGSWPVAAVIFVASVIVPVGKLVALAWLCLMLKRSNELNAQSRTRLYRLTEFIGRWSMVDVFVVAILVALIRAGSLMSITPGPAALAFGAVVVLTMLAAMTFDPRLIWDTQPSRSLRRKTATKEPVDG